The proteins below come from a single Halostagnicola larsenii XH-48 genomic window:
- the hisC gene encoding histidinol-phosphate transaminase has product MQPRDLSDHVAYQAGRGIEEVARELGRDPAEFIKLASNENPHGPSPAAVEAIRETASSVNAYPKAAHADLTAAIASEWDVDDSQVWLANGGDGALDYLHRAMLEPDDAVLVPEPGFAYYGMSARFHHGAVKTYALERTEDFEQTADPVLEAYAGERVVYLTSPHNPTGTTIGLEEIERVAEETADDTLVVVDEAYGEFAAVDSALALIQGRDGYDARDDVATLRTFSKAYGLAGVRLGYAVVPEQWADAYARVNTPFAASELACRAGLAAFDDDEHVRHTVETTRASREYMRENVDAHVWPSEGNFVLVAVGDASAVAEAMQARGVIVRDCTSFGLPGCIRITCGTDAETERAVETLNAVLADLGLPDGAASDDSADPNAPEVSDS; this is encoded by the coding sequence ATGCAACCGCGCGACCTGTCCGACCACGTCGCATACCAGGCCGGTCGGGGGATCGAGGAGGTCGCCCGCGAACTCGGGCGTGATCCCGCCGAATTCATCAAACTCGCCTCCAACGAGAATCCCCACGGTCCCTCGCCCGCCGCCGTCGAGGCTATCCGCGAGACCGCCTCGAGCGTCAACGCCTACCCGAAAGCCGCCCACGCGGACCTCACCGCGGCTATCGCATCCGAGTGGGACGTCGACGACTCGCAGGTGTGGCTCGCAAACGGCGGCGACGGCGCGCTCGATTACCTCCACCGGGCGATGCTCGAGCCGGATGACGCCGTGTTGGTTCCCGAACCCGGCTTCGCCTACTACGGCATGAGCGCTCGATTTCACCACGGCGCGGTCAAGACCTACGCCCTCGAGCGGACCGAGGATTTCGAACAGACCGCCGATCCCGTGCTCGAGGCCTACGCCGGCGAACGGGTCGTCTACCTGACGAGTCCGCACAACCCGACGGGCACGACGATCGGTCTCGAGGAAATCGAGCGCGTCGCCGAGGAAACAGCCGACGACACGCTCGTCGTCGTCGACGAGGCCTACGGCGAGTTCGCCGCGGTCGACAGCGCGCTCGCGCTGATCCAGGGTCGCGACGGATACGACGCTCGAGACGATGTTGCGACCCTGCGGACGTTCTCGAAAGCCTACGGCCTCGCCGGGGTCAGGCTCGGGTACGCCGTCGTTCCCGAGCAGTGGGCCGACGCCTACGCACGCGTGAACACCCCATTTGCGGCGAGCGAACTGGCCTGTCGCGCGGGGCTGGCGGCCTTCGACGACGACGAGCACGTTCGACACACCGTCGAAACGACCCGCGCCTCGCGCGAGTACATGCGCGAGAACGTCGACGCGCACGTCTGGCCGAGCGAGGGAAATTTCGTCCTCGTCGCAGTGGGTGACGCCTCGGCCGTCGCCGAAGCAATGCAAGCGCGGGGCGTCATCGTCCGCGACTGTACGAGTTTTGGCTTACCGGGGTGTATCCGGATCACCTGCGGGACCGACGCCGAAACCGAACGTGCGGTCGAGACGCTCAATGCGGTCCTCGCGGACCTTGGACTCCCCGATGGCGCGGCGAGCGACGACAGTGCGGACCCGAACGCGCCGGAGGTGTCCGACTCGTGA
- the tpiA gene encoding triose-phosphate isomerase, with the protein MLILVNLKTYPCDPVAVAEAVRDVDEETDARVAVAPQAAHIERVAATGVETWAQHVDPIDYGSNTGHTLAESVAEAGAVGTLINHSEQRLKLADIDGSVRAAERAGLETIVCANNPAQIGASAALGPDAVAVEPPELIGTGTPVSQADPDVVEDAVDAASRVDDDVSVLCGAGISTGDDVVSAGDLGAEGVLLASGVAKADDPKAALEDLVDPL; encoded by the coding sequence ATGTTGATCCTCGTCAATCTGAAGACGTATCCGTGCGATCCAGTCGCCGTCGCGGAAGCCGTCCGCGACGTCGACGAGGAAACCGATGCTCGAGTCGCCGTCGCACCTCAGGCCGCTCACATAGAGCGAGTTGCGGCGACCGGCGTCGAAACGTGGGCCCAGCACGTCGATCCGATCGACTACGGTAGCAATACCGGACACACGCTGGCCGAGTCGGTCGCCGAGGCCGGTGCTGTGGGAACGCTCATCAACCACTCCGAGCAGCGGCTGAAACTCGCGGATATCGACGGCTCGGTTCGGGCCGCCGAACGAGCCGGACTCGAGACCATCGTCTGTGCGAACAACCCCGCACAGATCGGCGCGAGCGCGGCGCTCGGGCCGGACGCCGTTGCCGTCGAACCGCCCGAACTCATCGGAACCGGAACGCCGGTCAGTCAGGCAGACCCCGATGTCGTCGAGGACGCAGTCGACGCTGCGAGTCGCGTCGACGACGACGTCTCGGTTCTCTGTGGCGCGGGAATCAGCACGGGCGACGACGTGGTCTCTGCCGGCGACCTCGGGGCGGAGGGAGTGTTGCTCGCAAGCGGCGTCGCGAAAGCAGACGATCCGAAAGCCGCACTCGAGGACCTCGTCGATCCGCTGTAA
- a CDS encoding type 1 glutamine amidotransferase domain-containing protein, producing the protein MTRALFVVSEEGYWGEECVEPLETLTDAGVDITVATPTGGPPRIDERSADPEQVGEETAEHVMEVHETDERLNDPIPLAKARAGEYDAVVFPGGHGTEWDINQDKHARTLLRNTIEGDGKALVVCHAIAILAFTRDSHGAFLVHDRDVTGFPNEWEEGIVDDDDLMPDGRKLPYWVEDEVIAAGGNWDAELESETSVTVDGDLITARGPGSSSAAGQTLLEELGIEA; encoded by the coding sequence ATGACTCGAGCACTGTTCGTCGTCAGCGAAGAAGGCTACTGGGGAGAAGAATGCGTCGAGCCACTCGAGACGCTCACCGACGCCGGGGTCGACATCACCGTGGCGACGCCGACGGGCGGACCGCCGCGGATCGACGAGCGGTCCGCCGATCCCGAACAGGTCGGCGAGGAAACCGCCGAACACGTCATGGAGGTCCACGAGACCGACGAGCGACTGAACGATCCCATCCCGCTCGCGAAGGCTCGAGCCGGCGAGTACGATGCCGTCGTTTTCCCTGGTGGTCACGGCACGGAGTGGGACATCAACCAGGACAAACACGCGCGCACGCTCCTCCGAAATACGATCGAAGGCGACGGGAAAGCCCTCGTCGTCTGTCACGCCATCGCCATCCTCGCGTTCACGCGGGACAGCCACGGCGCGTTCCTCGTCCACGACCGCGACGTCACCGGCTTCCCGAACGAGTGGGAGGAGGGAATCGTCGACGACGACGACCTGATGCCCGACGGCCGAAAGCTCCCCTACTGGGTCGAAGACGAAGTGATCGCCGCGGGCGGCAACTGGGACGCCGAACTCGAGTCGGAGACGAGCGTCACCGTCGACGGCGACCTGATTACCGCACGCGGCCCCGGTTCCTCGAGCGCCGCAGGACAGACTCTACTCGAGGAACTCGGGATCGAGGCCTAA
- a CDS encoding adenylate kinase family protein has product MRVAVTGTPGTGKTTATNALATRVAEEDSAADSFSIGDSTLEVVHLNDVLEDEALYTEVDEDRQSKVADMDALGEWLEGTDDALIESHLAHHFDADRVAVLRCEPETLETRLTERGETAEKASENAESEALDVILGEAVDRHGLESVYEIDTTNRTPEAVADALEAVVIGEREPSAGDVDFMGYLA; this is encoded by the coding sequence GTGAGAGTCGCCGTCACGGGCACCCCCGGAACCGGAAAGACCACCGCGACGAACGCGCTCGCGACTCGAGTGGCCGAAGAAGATTCAGCAGCCGATAGTTTCTCTATCGGTGATTCGACGCTCGAGGTCGTCCACCTCAACGACGTGCTCGAAGACGAGGCGTTGTACACCGAGGTCGACGAGGACCGCCAGAGCAAGGTCGCGGACATGGACGCGCTCGGGGAGTGGCTCGAGGGGACGGACGACGCGCTGATCGAATCCCATCTCGCACACCACTTCGACGCCGATCGGGTCGCCGTGTTGCGATGCGAGCCGGAAACGCTCGAAACGCGACTCACCGAACGCGGCGAGACGGCGGAAAAAGCGAGCGAAAACGCCGAGAGCGAAGCCCTCGACGTAATCCTCGGCGAAGCCGTCGACCGCCACGGCCTCGAGTCGGTGTACGAAATCGACACGACGAATCGGACGCCCGAGGCGGTCGCCGACGCCCTCGAAGCGGTCGTGATAGGCGAGCGCGAACCGTCTGCCGGCGATGTCGACTTCATGGGGTATCTCGCATGA
- a CDS encoding multiprotein bridging factor aMBF1 — protein sequence MVQCEMCGAETSSPKTIKVEGAKLDVCSDCTDFGTEVNTGASSSSTSTKYSTGSSSGGSSGSGSGGNTSSTSSSSSTSSGGSTRRTDMFDDMDEIATDYDDRIRQAREQKGLSQSELANELNEKASLITKLERGDTLPTDSVQSKLEKFLDVSLTGEGGSSEDADWDGGSASGSYTLGDVVKRKD from the coding sequence ATGGTTCAGTGCGAAATGTGTGGCGCCGAGACGTCGTCCCCGAAAACGATCAAAGTTGAGGGTGCCAAGCTGGACGTGTGTTCGGATTGCACAGATTTCGGCACCGAGGTGAACACGGGCGCCTCGAGTTCGAGTACGTCGACGAAGTATTCGACGGGCTCGAGCTCCGGCGGCTCTTCGGGGTCGGGTTCGGGTGGCAACACCTCGAGTACGTCTTCGAGCAGTTCCACGAGTTCCGGCGGGTCGACCCGCAGAACGGACATGTTCGACGACATGGACGAGATCGCGACCGACTACGACGACCGGATCAGACAGGCTCGCGAACAGAAGGGCCTCAGCCAGTCGGAACTCGCGAACGAACTCAACGAGAAGGCGAGTCTCATCACGAAACTCGAGCGGGGGGACACGCTCCCGACCGACAGCGTGCAGTCGAAACTCGAGAAGTTCCTCGACGTGAGCCTCACCGGGGAAGGCGGCTCGAGCGAGGACGCTGACTGGGACGGCGGCTCCGCCAGCGGGAGTTATACCCTCGGCGACGTGGTCAAGCGAAAGGACTGA
- a CDS encoding CDP-alcohol phosphatidyltransferase family protein, whose protein sequence is MTLDQFRPYISKFLDPFVKGFDRIGMTPNGVSVLAFGMAVAAAVAFALGGRGDPIWFVGAAILVFVNGWLDIIDGALAREQNVASAGGDLLDHVLDRYADIVVIAGLAAGIENYVLGFLAVTGVVMTSYLGTQAQAVGLDRVYGGLVGRADRLAIIGIVGFLAYPLADATPGGLTVVGWLLVFLGVVGHLTALQRFYYSWSALE, encoded by the coding sequence ATGACGCTGGATCAGTTCAGGCCGTACATCTCGAAATTCCTGGATCCCTTCGTCAAGGGATTCGACCGGATCGGGATGACGCCGAACGGGGTCAGCGTGCTGGCGTTCGGCATGGCCGTCGCGGCGGCCGTCGCCTTCGCGCTCGGCGGTCGAGGGGATCCGATCTGGTTCGTCGGTGCGGCGATCCTCGTCTTCGTCAACGGCTGGTTGGATATCATCGACGGCGCGCTCGCGCGCGAGCAGAACGTCGCCTCAGCCGGCGGCGACCTCCTCGATCACGTTCTGGATCGGTACGCTGACATCGTCGTCATCGCCGGACTGGCCGCTGGCATCGAGAATTACGTGCTCGGATTCCTCGCAGTTACCGGCGTCGTGATGACCTCCTACCTCGGAACGCAGGCGCAGGCGGTCGGTCTCGATCGAGTGTACGGCGGCCTCGTCGGGAGAGCGGACCGACTCGCGATCATCGGGATCGTGGGCTTTCTCGCCTACCCGCTCGCGGACGCGACACCGGGCGGACTCACCGTCGTCGGTTGGCTCTTGGTGTTCCTCGGCGTCGTCGGCCACCTCACCGCGCTGCAGCGATTTTACTACTCCTGGTCGGCGCTCGAGTGA
- a CDS encoding ornithine cyclodeaminase family protein, whose amino-acid sequence MTETLFLSSDDVAALASPEAYVEAVREGYRERGQGAPADPRSAYLRTDPDGMFTDYAALLPETGAMGGYMYSAGFDAGDAWFVTPLFDAQSGEPLAIIDGASMNPFKTGAAGAVAVDSLAREDAKTLAVIGTGPQARGQVHTTATVRDFSEVRVYSPTAESRESFANEFADELEASVRAVSSSEAAISGADVVITATTATEPVFDGDHLDPGTHVTAMGQYHPDKRELDATTIERSTYVPDLRARVSQDAGSFIAAREAGRVSDDHVHAELGEVVAGTEPGRTADDEITVFDSGGTGIETVAAAALLYERALENDLGTQIPFAPASEALTGRRHDR is encoded by the coding sequence ATGACCGAAACGCTGTTTCTCTCGAGCGACGATGTCGCGGCACTCGCATCGCCGGAAGCGTACGTCGAGGCAGTCCGGGAAGGATACCGCGAGCGCGGTCAGGGCGCACCCGCAGATCCGCGCTCGGCGTATCTTCGAACCGATCCCGATGGGATGTTCACGGACTACGCCGCGTTGCTGCCCGAAACGGGTGCGATGGGTGGGTACATGTACAGCGCCGGATTCGACGCCGGCGACGCGTGGTTCGTGACGCCGCTTTTCGACGCGCAGTCGGGCGAACCGCTCGCGATCATCGACGGGGCGAGCATGAACCCGTTCAAAACCGGCGCTGCCGGGGCCGTTGCTGTCGATTCGCTCGCCCGGGAAGACGCAAAAACACTCGCCGTCATCGGAACCGGTCCGCAAGCCCGCGGGCAGGTCCACACGACGGCCACCGTCCGGGACTTCTCCGAGGTTCGCGTCTACTCGCCGACCGCGGAAAGCCGAGAATCGTTCGCCAACGAGTTTGCCGACGAACTCGAGGCGTCGGTTCGGGCCGTCTCCTCGAGCGAGGCGGCCATCTCCGGTGCGGATGTCGTCATCACCGCTACGACGGCGACTGAGCCGGTGTTCGACGGGGATCATCTTGATCCAGGCACGCACGTGACTGCGATGGGCCAGTACCATCCCGACAAACGGGAACTCGACGCGACGACCATCGAACGCTCGACGTACGTGCCTGATCTGCGAGCGCGAGTCTCGCAGGATGCGGGCTCGTTTATCGCCGCGCGCGAGGCCGGTCGCGTCTCGGACGACCACGTCCACGCCGAACTGGGCGAGGTGGTCGCCGGCACCGAACCGGGTCGCACCGCCGACGACGAGATAACCGTCTTCGACAGCGGCGGTACCGGAATCGAAACGGTCGCCGCAGCGGCGTTGCTCTACGAGCGAGCGCTCGAGAACGATCTCGGCACGCAAATTCCGTTCGCTCCGGCGAGCGAAGCGTTAACGGGCCGACGACACGACCGCTAG
- a CDS encoding DUF3054 domain-containing protein, translating to MSTETRGQSLPAVLTRERLGLAAIDILAVAGLVTYGYVHHSEDPLANPLGVVEPITPFLIGWALTAVLAGLYAKDIYANPARAARYTAVGWIGAANIGLIIRSTPVFEGGSPFPFNLVITGFGLVVLLLWRTAFAVAVR from the coding sequence ATGAGCACCGAAACTCGGGGTCAGTCACTTCCTGCCGTCCTCACCCGCGAACGCCTCGGTCTCGCGGCGATCGATATCCTGGCCGTCGCCGGACTCGTCACGTACGGGTACGTCCATCACAGCGAGGATCCGCTGGCGAACCCGCTGGGTGTAGTCGAACCGATCACCCCGTTTCTCATCGGCTGGGCGCTGACGGCTGTGCTGGCCGGGTTGTACGCCAAAGATATATACGCCAACCCTGCTCGAGCGGCACGGTACACCGCGGTTGGCTGGATCGGCGCGGCAAACATCGGGCTGATCATCCGCTCGACGCCGGTATTCGAGGGTGGTTCCCCGTTCCCGTTTAACCTCGTGATCACCGGATTCGGACTCGTGGTCCTCCTTTTGTGGCGGACCGCATTCGCCGTCGCCGTGCGGTGA
- a CDS encoding Hsp20/alpha crystallin family protein, with protein MAERPNPFDGLEELFDRLSRQLQSARRGDDRETGADAGRLDMSVGSQGTGLDMTDAGDEFVVVVDVPGFERDDIEVTLTNQHLMIDGEREHAIDDSDDTYLRRERRTRSFSRQVSIPDPVDAEGVDAHLNNGVLTIRLPKLEPDEAAHSIDIE; from the coding sequence ATGGCAGAGAGACCGAATCCGTTCGATGGACTCGAAGAACTGTTCGATCGATTGAGTCGGCAGTTGCAGTCGGCGCGACGGGGCGACGACCGTGAAACCGGAGCGGACGCTGGCCGCCTCGACATGAGCGTCGGTTCGCAGGGAACCGGACTCGATATGACCGACGCGGGAGACGAGTTCGTCGTCGTCGTGGACGTTCCCGGGTTCGAGCGTGACGACATCGAGGTCACGTTGACAAATCAACACCTGATGATAGACGGCGAGCGCGAACACGCGATCGACGACAGCGACGATACCTACCTCCGGCGGGAGCGGCGCACTCGCTCGTTCAGCCGACAGGTCAGCATTCCCGACCCCGTCGACGCCGAGGGGGTCGATGCACACCTCAACAACGGCGTTCTGACGATCCGACTCCCGAAACTCGAGCCCGACGAAGCGGCGCATTCGATCGACATCGAGTGA
- a CDS encoding DUF6517 family protein, producing the protein MTSSRRAFLAAGVTGSLALSAGCLDFVTGDGPLEFSSDRVAPTDSALEETGFDEMSVEEETFEETVEAGVEREVKANFWLSSYAKALEIQGQSEEATAFVAVSTPDMSVAGRSFNPIDGMDSEELLDEFRGQIENGDTDIQDIKHEETFSVSILDESRDIDLLRGQTEYRGEAIDIELVVASFAHEGDYLVLAGMYPEMFQDEGVNVEMLLESVEHPA; encoded by the coding sequence ATGACTTCTTCACGCAGGGCCTTTCTTGCAGCTGGTGTGACAGGTTCGCTCGCACTCTCGGCCGGTTGTCTGGATTTCGTCACCGGCGACGGACCCCTCGAGTTCAGTTCCGACCGCGTCGCGCCGACCGACAGCGCGCTCGAGGAAACCGGATTCGACGAGATGAGCGTCGAGGAAGAAACGTTCGAAGAGACCGTCGAAGCCGGCGTCGAACGCGAGGTCAAAGCCAACTTCTGGCTCTCGAGTTACGCGAAAGCGCTCGAGATTCAGGGCCAATCCGAGGAGGCGACCGCGTTCGTTGCAGTCTCGACCCCCGACATGAGCGTCGCAGGTCGGTCGTTCAACCCTATCGACGGGATGGATAGCGAAGAGTTACTCGACGAATTCAGGGGCCAGATCGAAAACGGGGATACGGATATTCAGGACATCAAGCACGAGGAGACGTTTTCGGTCTCAATTCTGGACGAAAGTCGTGACATCGACCTGCTGCGCGGACAAACAGAATATCGGGGTGAAGCGATCGATATCGAGCTGGTAGTGGCCTCGTTCGCTCACGAGGGAGATTATCTGGTTCTCGCCGGCATGTATCCCGAGATGTTCCAGGACGAGGGCGTCAACGTCGAAATGCTGCTCGAGTCCGTCGAGCATCCTGCCTGA
- a CDS encoding pyridoxal phosphate-dependent aminotransferase: MTEFANRVEQVSISGIREVFEAAGEDAINLGLGQPDFPTPEHARAGAIEAIESKKTDAYTSNKGTRSLREAISETYDREYGIGVDPTDIIATSGGSEALHLVLEAHVDPGQEVIFPDPGFVSYDALTKIADGTPKPVPLREDLTLDPATVEEAITDDTAVFVVNSPSNPTGAVQSEEDMREFARIADEHDVLCLSDEVYERIVFEGEHRSPLEFAQTDNVVVVSACSKTYSMTGWRLGWVVGSNRRIERMLRVHQYGQACASAPAQYAAEAALTGPQDPVYEMVDAFEKRRDLVVDGLEDAGLEVPTPSGAFYVMPKVPDGWCDEVLERDVVVVPGDAFGAHGDGYARLSYATSTEELKEALEIIDAATQAVR, from the coding sequence ATGACGGAGTTTGCAAATCGGGTCGAGCAGGTGTCGATCAGCGGGATACGTGAAGTGTTCGAGGCCGCGGGCGAGGACGCGATAAATCTCGGTCTCGGGCAACCTGACTTTCCCACGCCCGAACACGCTCGAGCGGGCGCGATCGAGGCTATCGAATCGAAGAAGACCGACGCCTACACCTCGAACAAGGGGACGCGGTCGCTCCGAGAGGCCATCTCCGAAACGTACGACCGCGAGTACGGCATCGGCGTCGATCCGACGGACATCATCGCGACTTCCGGCGGAAGCGAGGCACTCCACCTGGTGTTAGAGGCGCACGTCGATCCGGGACAGGAAGTGATCTTTCCGGACCCCGGATTCGTCTCCTACGATGCGTTGACGAAAATCGCCGATGGAACCCCCAAGCCGGTCCCGCTCCGGGAGGATCTCACACTCGACCCGGCCACCGTCGAGGAGGCGATCACCGACGACACCGCCGTGTTTGTGGTCAACAGCCCCTCGAATCCGACGGGTGCGGTCCAGTCCGAGGAGGACATGCGCGAGTTCGCACGCATCGCGGACGAACACGACGTCCTCTGTCTCTCCGACGAAGTCTACGAGCGGATCGTCTTCGAGGGCGAACACCGCTCGCCGCTCGAGTTCGCTCAGACGGACAACGTGGTGGTCGTCAGCGCGTGTTCGAAGACGTACTCGATGACCGGCTGGCGACTCGGCTGGGTCGTGGGATCGAATCGGAGAATCGAACGTATGCTCCGGGTCCACCAGTACGGGCAGGCCTGTGCGAGCGCGCCGGCCCAGTACGCCGCCGAAGCAGCCCTGACTGGTCCACAGGATCCCGTCTATGAGATGGTCGACGCGTTCGAGAAACGGCGAGACCTCGTCGTTGACGGCCTCGAAGACGCCGGACTCGAGGTCCCAACACCCTCGGGCGCGTTTTACGTCATGCCCAAGGTTCCGGACGGCTGGTGTGACGAGGTTCTCGAGCGCGACGTGGTCGTCGTCCCCGGAGACGCCTTCGGCGCGCACGGCGACGGCTACGCGCGACTCTCGTATGCGACCAGCACGGAAGAACTCAAAGAAGCCCTCGAGATCATCGACGCGGCGACGCAGGCGGTGCGGTAG
- a CDS encoding 2-oxoacid:ferredoxin oxidoreductase subunit beta: MSSDVRFTDFKSDKQPTWCPGCGDFGTMNGMMKALANTGNDPDNTFVVAGIGCSGKIGTYMHSYALHGVHGRALPVGTGVKMARPDIEVMVAGGDGDGYSIGAGHFVHAVRRNVDMTYVVMDNRIYGLTKGQASPTSRSDFETSTTPEGPQQPPVNPLALALASGATFIAQSFSSDALRHAEIIEKAIEHDGFGFVNVFSPCVTFNDVDTYDYFRDTLVDLKEDEDHDPTNYEDAKEVITDGEKEYQGVMYQNENALPYHEQHGVTEDMSEIPDGAPEDAMDLVREFY, translated from the coding sequence ATGAGCTCAGACGTACGATTCACCGACTTCAAATCCGACAAACAGCCGACGTGGTGTCCCGGATGCGGGGACTTCGGCACGATGAACGGTATGATGAAAGCCCTCGCGAACACCGGCAACGATCCCGACAACACGTTCGTCGTGGCGGGAATCGGTTGCTCGGGGAAAATCGGGACCTACATGCACAGCTACGCGCTGCACGGGGTCCACGGACGCGCCCTTCCAGTCGGGACCGGCGTCAAGATGGCCCGCCCCGATATCGAAGTGATGGTCGCCGGCGGCGACGGCGACGGCTACTCGATCGGTGCCGGACACTTCGTCCACGCCGTTCGCCGAAACGTGGACATGACCTACGTGGTCATGGACAACCGCATTTACGGGCTGACGAAGGGACAGGCTTCGCCGACCTCGCGATCGGACTTCGAAACGTCGACGACGCCGGAGGGCCCACAGCAGCCACCGGTCAATCCGCTCGCGCTCGCGCTCGCATCGGGTGCGACATTCATCGCCCAGTCCTTTAGCTCGGATGCGCTCCGTCACGCCGAAATCATCGAGAAGGCGATCGAACACGACGGCTTCGGATTCGTCAACGTCTTCAGTCCGTGTGTCACCTTCAACGACGTCGACACGTACGACTACTTCCGCGACACGCTCGTCGACCTCAAAGAGGACGAAGACCACGATCCGACGAACTACGAGGACGCCAAGGAAGTCATCACGGACGGCGAAAAGGAGTACCAGGGCGTGATGTATCAAAACGAGAACGCGCTGCCGTATCACGAACAACACGGCGTCACCGAGGACATGTCCGAAATTCCCGACGGCGCACCCGAAGACGCCATGGATCTGGTCCGCGAATTCTACTGA
- a CDS encoding DHH family phosphoesterase codes for MSRAEDLGETLAEMDSLTIVCHDNPDPDCLASALALKRIAQQHEVDEISIVYGGEISHQQNRAFVNMLNVGIQQIETASITEDDRLAFVDHSVPGGNTQLPATIEPDIVVDHHPDGDVEAAFVDIRMDYGATATIFVEYLFDLEMTIATRLASALLFALHRERLDFVRDPTEREYEAALAVYPEADLEMLEQLYGSAFSPATLDAIGHAIASRTRRGSSLAASVGRTTETDALPQAADYLLNLEGVDTVLVYGIVNSAIRISARSIDPRVQAGDTLTSAFGELGTVGGHHDMAGGRIDLGLFADVAGDENELLEFASTRLEKRFFDALNLNDKDE; via the coding sequence ATGTCTCGAGCGGAAGATCTGGGAGAAACGCTCGCGGAGATGGATTCGCTCACCATCGTCTGTCATGACAACCCGGATCCCGACTGCCTCGCCAGTGCCCTCGCGCTCAAACGGATCGCACAGCAACACGAGGTGGACGAGATTTCCATCGTCTACGGGGGTGAGATCTCCCACCAGCAAAACCGAGCGTTCGTCAACATGCTCAACGTGGGGATTCAACAGATCGAAACCGCTTCGATAACCGAGGACGACCGTCTCGCCTTCGTCGACCACTCGGTGCCGGGCGGGAACACACAGCTTCCGGCGACGATCGAACCGGACATCGTGGTCGACCACCACCCCGACGGCGATGTCGAGGCGGCGTTCGTCGACATTCGAATGGACTACGGTGCCACGGCGACGATATTCGTGGAATACCTCTTCGATCTGGAGATGACCATCGCGACTCGACTGGCCTCCGCACTCCTCTTTGCTTTGCATCGCGAACGTCTCGATTTCGTCCGTGATCCGACAGAACGGGAGTACGAAGCTGCACTGGCCGTCTATCCGGAAGCTGACCTCGAGATGCTAGAGCAACTGTACGGCAGTGCCTTCTCCCCGGCGACCCTCGATGCGATCGGCCACGCTATCGCGTCGCGAACGCGCCGGGGATCGTCACTGGCTGCGAGCGTCGGCCGAACCACCGAGACTGACGCCCTTCCGCAGGCGGCTGACTACCTGCTCAATCTCGAGGGCGTCGATACCGTGTTGGTCTACGGAATCGTCAACAGCGCGATCAGAATAAGCGCGCGCTCGATCGATCCGCGGGTTCAGGCTGGAGACACGTTGACCAGTGCGTTCGGCGAACTCGGAACCGTTGGTGGTCACCACGACATGGCCGGCGGCCGGATCGATCTCGGGCTGTTCGCCGACGTCGCTGGTGACGAAAACGAGTTGCTCGAGTTCGCCAGTACTCGCCTCGAAAAGCGGTTTTTCGACGCCCTCAATCTCAACGACAAGGACGAGTAG
- a CDS encoding RNA-binding protein yields MPQIPLHYVDLRTFCYATEDEKRVEEALRTFLPEEFELERVESEGHYGDRILVLSARAENADDVRHVLSRLADLEEFDGLIAELDQRVTENTELYLTLDKQAAFNGESRLGDGITFRAKVEAYPAKKEAAVENAQEVLERLEDEDVD; encoded by the coding sequence ATGCCACAAATCCCGCTTCACTACGTCGATCTGCGAACGTTCTGTTACGCCACCGAGGACGAAAAACGCGTCGAGGAGGCGTTGCGAACGTTCCTCCCCGAAGAGTTCGAACTCGAGCGCGTCGAGAGCGAGGGCCACTATGGGGATCGGATCCTCGTTCTCTCGGCGCGCGCCGAAAACGCAGACGACGTTCGCCACGTCCTCTCGAGACTCGCTGATCTCGAGGAGTTCGACGGCCTGATCGCCGAACTCGACCAGCGGGTCACCGAAAACACCGAACTCTACCTCACGCTCGACAAACAGGCCGCGTTCAACGGGGAGAGCCGCCTCGGCGACGGCATCACGTTCCGCGCGAAAGTCGAAGCCTACCCCGCGAAGAAGGAAGCCGCCGTCGAGAACGCTCAAGAGGTTCTCGAGCGCCTCGAGGACGAGGACGTCGACTGA